A region of the Pricia mediterranea genome:
TTGCTGGATTTTTTCCGCAATTTGTAGGTTGTACGAACCAACATACGCAAAACTTTCTGAGTTCCGGTCGCTGAAGAACGATTTTCGCAGGTTGTGGTAGAGGTGGTTGGTACCGTGATCGGTTTGTGCGCCCGTAGCATTGATCACAATGAGAGAGGCCTTGAGACGTCGTCCTTTTTCAAAATAAAGGATATTGGCCTCCGAGGGTTTACAGAACAATATGCCCGTCTGAAAATTTTGAAGCGTACGCCGCTCTTCCTCACTTTCGAAACGGTGTTCTATTTGGCCTTGCGAACAATAGGCAAAATAGAAGGGGGACGAGTGTTGCGTATTCCAGCTCACCCTAAAATTTTCAGAAAAAGTCATATCGAATTCTACGAACGATACTCCCCCCTTAAAAGCGAACCCCTTGATTAGACCTTGGCCCAGGCCGTTGTCCAGATCCAGTTCATATTCGGTGGATTCCCGGTGAAGCTGGCCCCCGAAATTTTGATGGAGCTGTTGAAACATGTTGGCGATTTTAGTCGTCTTGAGGGAAAGTGTTTTCATAGTGTTCTCGGTTTTA
Encoded here:
- a CDS encoding helix-turn-helix domain-containing protein; this translates as MKTLSLKTTKIANMFQQLHQNFGGQLHRESTEYELDLDNGLGQGLIKGFAFKGGVSFVEFDMTFSENFRVSWNTQHSSPFYFAYCSQGQIEHRFESEEERRTLQNFQTGILFCKPSEANILYFEKGRRLKASLIVINATGAQTDHGTNHLYHNLRKSFFSDRNSESFAYVGSYNLQIAEKIQQLRFISHQGIAKNLLVEGTVHMILGLEIQQQRDDLHNNRNTNGSLTGEEMERVKELSEFITHYAETDLPIKKLSRKSGLSPSKLQEGFKLMHGRTVTDHIREVRIQKSEQLIKNTDMNISEIVYSIGFTSRSYFSKIFKNKYNCSPKIYRKGNRMAAS